ATCCCTTCGTCATCATGCTGACCGTGCCGCTGGCCGTCGCGGGGGCGCTGGGCGGCCTGTGGATCGCGGGGAGCACGCTCAACATCTACAGCCAGATCGGCATCGTCATGCTGATCGGCCTCGCGGCGAAAAACGGCATCCTCATCGTCGAGTTCGCCAACCAGCTTCGCGACGAGGGGGCCGAGTTCACCGAGGCGCTGCTTCGCGCGTCGGCGCTGCGTCTGCGACCGATTCTCATGACGGCGCTTTCGACGGCCGTGGGCGCGGTGCCGCTCGTGATCGCGCAAGGTGCGGGCGCGGGCAGCCGCAAGACCATCGGCGTCGTCGTGTTTTTCGGCATCATGTTCGCGAGCGCGCTGACGCTCGTCGTCATCCCGGTGCTCTACGATCTGCTCGCGCGCAACACCGGCTCGCCCGGAGAAGCCGCCGCCCGCCTCGCGAAACTCCACGAGGAAACCCCCGACAACGTGGGGTGAGGGCTCTACGGCACGACATTTTCGGATATGCTTTGCGTGGCACTCCGGCGTCGCATGGCGTGCTCGGACATCGGGCCGCCGCTCGAGTCCGTGTGTCGGTTCCCTCCGTCAGGATCGAACTATGAAGAAAGAACTCGCGCGCACCGGTGGCCGTTCGGCGAAGAAAGAAATGTCGTCCAGGATCCTTCACGATCTGCGTTCGATGATCGAGTCGGCTCGGCAGCGCGCCGCGGCGGCGGTCAACGCCGAAATGGTTCTGCTCTACTGGTCGATGGGCGAACGAATCAAACGCGAACTCATCGGCGAAGGACGCGCCGCATACGGCGAGCAGATTGTCTCGACGCTGTCGAAGCAATTGTCAGCGGAATATGGACGCGGATTTTCGCGTCGGAACCTGTTCCACATGGTCAAATTCGCGGAGACGTTTCCGGACCGGCAAATAGTGCACGCACTGAGTGCACAATTGTCCTGGACCCACTTCCGGCAGATCATCTATCTCGACGATCCTCTGAAACGGGATTTCTACGCGGAGCTGTGCCGAGTCGAACGTTGGAGTACCCGCACGCTGGAGGAAAAAATCAACCGCCTGCTCTTCGAGCGCACGGCCGTCGCGAAGAAGCCGGACGATTTGATCCGCCGCGAGTTGGCGGAGCTGCGGGAGGCGGATCGCATGACTCCCGACATGGTGTTTCGCGACCCGTACGTCCTCGACTTTCTCGACCTGAAGGAGACATACAGCGAGAAAGAGCTGGAAGCGGCGATCCTGCGGGAACTCGAAGCGTTCATCCTGGAGCTTGGCATCGGTTTTTCGTTCGTCGCGCGGCAGAAGCGCATCACCGTCGACCGGGAGGACTATTACATCGACCTGCTGTTCTTCCATCGGAAAATGCGTCGGCTCGTCGCCATCGATCTCAAGCTGGACCGATTCAAGGCGGCCTACAAAGGCCAGATGGAACTCTACCTGCGGTGGTTGGAAAAGTACGAGACGCAGGACGGCGAGGACACTCCCCTCGGGCTGATCCTATGCGCTGGCAAGTCGAGCGAACACGTGGAGTTACTGCAGCTGGAAAAATCCGGAATTCGCGTGGCCGAGTACCTCACCGATCTGCCGCCGCGCGATCTGCTGGAGAAGAAGCTGCATGAGGCCATCCATCTCGCGCGCGAGCGGATGTCGAGGCCGTCGCCAGTCGAGGACCGATAGTTCGCGAACCGTCCGTTCCCTTTTCACGTCGTCGCGTCGGATCTAATCTCACGTCCATTCGGGATGAATCCCGTGCGTCCGGTCGCGGATGAAATTCCAATGGCGGGGGAATCCATGCGGTGGGGAAAACGCGCGCGCGTCGTGGTTTTGGTGTGCGTGTTGGCGGCAGCGGTCGCCGGGTGCGAGTTGTGGGCGCTCGCGAAATACAAGTGGCAACCCGTGGAGCCCGCGCGCTCGGGCGAGTTCACGATCGAGGGCGTGCGAGAGCCGATCACCATCGTCTTCGACCGTTTCGACATCCCGCACATTGACGCGAAGAACGACGCCGACCTGTTTTTCGCGATGGGCTACCTGCACGGTCGCGAGCGCCTCTTTCAGATGACCGTCATGCGCGCGCTGGCCTCGGGCCGGCTGTGCGAGCTGTTCGGCAATCAAAAGATCGTCGAGGGACCCGAAACGGACGCGGTTTTCCCCGATCTGCTCACAACGGACAAGTGGTTTCGGATCGCGGGGTTGCGCCGCCACGCGGAGCGTGCCGCGACGCAGCTATCGGGCGACGACCTCGCGACCGCGAATGCGTACGTGGCGGGCGTGAACGCCGCCGCCGCGCGCGAGCCGCTGCCGATCGAATTCACCCTGCTCGGCGTCGCTCCGGAGCCGTGGACGCTCGAAGATGTCTGGACCGTCGCACGTCTTCAGGCGTGGGCGCTGCAAACCAACATGGCGCAGGAGCTGATGCGCCTGTTGATGGCGGCGGAGCTGGGCGAGGAGGTCGCGCGCGAAACGTATCCGCTGCACGACTCGCCGGGGCCGCACATCATCGAGCGGACCGACCGCGACTATCGCGAGGAGTCGAAGACCTGGGCCGCTTCGCCCGCCGCGAAAGCCACGACCCAACCCGTCGCCGTGCCTCTGGCGAGTTCCTATCGAGATGCCGCCCTCGCCGCAGCGCAGATCGAAACCGGCGTGCGATCCGCGTGGGGTATGGCGCTGCCGGCCGCATCGAATAGCTGGACGCTCGGCCCGTCGCGCACGAAAAGCGGCGGCGCGCTCGCCGCGAACGACCCGCACCTGCAACACACGGCGCCCGCGACCTTCTACCTCGTGCATCAGCGCACGGGCGACCTCGACGCGATCGGCGCGACCATTCCCGGCGTGCCCTTCATCGTGCTCGGGCGCAATCGCGAAGTGGCGTGGACCGCGACGACGACCTTCGCCGACATGCAGGATTTGTATCTGGAAAAAGTCGATCCCACGGAGGCGCGGAACTACATCACGCCTACGGGAGCCGCGCCCTTCGTCATCGAGAACCAGACGATCCGCGTGAAGCGCGACGAGGGTGTGGGATTCGACGAAATCCCGCTCGCGATCCGGCGCACGCGCCACGGTCCCGTCATCTCCGACGCGGCGGCAAATCTGCCCAAGGACGCCGAGCACGTCATCGCGCTGCGCTCCACCATGGACGACGCCGGTGCGATGGGCGATGTGCTCGCGATGAAGAGCCTCGCCCGCGCGCGCAACGTGACCGAGTTTCGCGCCGCCTACACGCACATCGAGGTACCGGTTCAGAACTGGATGGCGGCGGACCGACATGGCGCGATCAGCTACTTTCCCGCGGGGCGCGTGCCGATCCGCGAGGGCTGGGACGGCACGAGCCCGGTGCCCGGCTGGACAGACGAATACGAGTGGCGCGGCTGGATTCCGGTCGATCGCCTGCCGCAGATCGAGAATCCCGCGTCGGGGCGCATCGTCACGGCCAACAACAAGGTCGTGCCGATCGGCGATTATCCGTGGCCGTTCAGTAACGATCCCATGCCCGCGTATCGCGCCGCGCGCATCGTGGAGATGATCGACGCCGCGCCCAAACACGACGCGACCGACGTGGCGCGGATGCAGATCGACACCTACGTGAAACAGGGGGAGCGGCTGCGTCCCTCGCTCGTCGCCGCGCTCATGAACGACAAATGGAACGAGCGCGAAGCGGCGGCGCTCGCGCGGCTGCGCGACTGGAATCTGCGCGCCGACGTGGACGAGGTCGGCGCGGCCGTGTTCTTCGCGACGTATCGGCAGGCGTGGCGCATGGCGCTCGCAGACGATCTTTCGCCCGCGGTGTTCGACCTCGTCACGCAGGCCCTCTACGCCTACGGATTCTTCGACCGGCTTTGGGACGAGTTCCCGAACGCGCGCGTCTTCGACGTGAAATCGACGCCGCAAAAAGAGACGCGCGACGACATTCTGCGCGCGGCGTTTCGCGCGGCGGTGGCGGAACTCGCCGAGGCGTTCGGCGACGACGTGAACGCGTGGACGTGGGGCCGCATGCACCAGCTCACCTTCGAGCACCCGATGGGCAGCGCCGCACCGCTAACGTCGCTCGTCAACGTCGGCCCGCGCCCGATTGCCGGCGCGCTCGACGCGGTTTTCGCCGAGGCCGGGCTCTTCCTCGGCAAGGGTAAGATCAAGGTGAATTACGGCCCCGTGTTTCGCATGGTGCACGATTTCGGCGATCCCGACGCGGGCGGCATGGTGCTCGACCTCGGTCAGTCGGGCCGCCCGGGCACGTCCACCTACGCGAACGGCGTGGAACCGTGGAGCCGCGGCGAACTGTGGCCCGTGTCGATGGATGGGGCGAAATACAACGAAGGCGCGCTGGGAACGTTGACGATCGGGCCGAAATGACGTCGAAACTCAGTCCAGAAACCGCTCCATCGCCTCGGGCGTGAAGACGCGGAACGCGCACGTGTCGCACGGACCGTCCTTGTGCGGCAGTCCGTACAGGCGCGCGCGGGCGTTCTGCGCCGCGGGGGCGTTCCACAAGGTCGCGCCGTCCTGCCGGTCGAGGTAACCCAGCTCGATGCGATGCGTGCCGCCCGCGAACATCGCCGAGCAGCAGCCGAACGCCGCGCCGTCGTGGCGGATCATCATCAACTCCAGCGGCTGCTCGCACTCGTGCACGCCAGAGGTGGGCGGCAGACGCAACGATACCCCCGTCGCGACGGCGCGTTCGCGCGCACGGTGGAACGCGGCGATGAGTTCGCCCTCGGGCAGCGCGAGCGCGGAGTTGCCCGCATGGGCGCGCGTATAGAGCTTCTCGTGCATCACGTACACGTCGGCCACGTCGTGCGCGGCCGCGAGATCGACGATGGCCGCGAGTTGGTGCGCGTTGCGCCGCGTGAGCGTCACGTTGAATGCCGCGAGCGAGTCGGGCGCGGCGGCGCGCAGCAGATCGACGCGCGCGAGCAGATCCGCCAGCGCCACGCCGCGCGTCTCGCGCAGATGCTCGTCGGTCGCCGCGTCGAGCGAAAACAGCACGCGGCCGACGCGGAGCTCACCCAACGTCGCCACGCGGCGCTCGTCCAGAAACGACGAATTCGTGATGATCTCGGTGAAGCATCCCTCGTCCGCCGCGAGACGCAAAATCGCGTCGATGTGGCGGCCCAGCAGCGGCTCGCCGTAGCCGCCGATCAACACGCGCTCGGCGGCGCGCAGCAGCGGGCGCAGATTCGGGAACGCGGCGGGGTCGAAATCGCCCGCGCGATTCGTGCGCGGATTGTAGTAATTGCGCGCGCAGCTCGCGCACTCCAGGTTGCAGCGGTTCGTCGCCTCGATCTGCACCTGCAGCGGCAGACTCGCGAGACGCACGCGCCGTTCCTTTCGCTCGCGGTCGCGCAGGTCGCAATTTTTGCGCTTCACCGCGCCCTGGGATTCGGGCGCGTCGGTAATGGCTTCGGCGGTGTTCATGTCATGTCGAGTTTATCGAGGGTGAACACGCACGGGCTGTAAGCCAACCCCGCCCCGTGCTCGCGTTCCTGATCGATCGTGATGATGAACTGGTAATCGCGTGTGTCGTAGGGGGCTTTCGCGACCCAGCTCGGGTACTCGTCGGGCCACAGGCCGACGTTGGCGTAGTAGTCGCCGCCGAGCAGGTTGAGCGATGCGAAGCGCATCTCGATGTCGTACACGCCGTCGATGTGGCGGTAGTGCTGCTGCAACCGATAATTGTTCACGCCGCCCACCAGCAGGCCGTCGTTGCGGAAAAACTGGACGCGCAGGCACGGGTCCGGCAGAGCGCCCTTGGTGCGAAATCGCATCTTGCACACCATCACGTCGCCGGGGCGAAAGTGCGTGCGCGCGTGGCCGAGCGCGTCGAGAAAACGGATGTCGAGGATCTCGGCGCCGCCGACCTTTTCGACGGGCGGCTGGAGCACCGGGTCCTTGACGATCGGCGCTTCGATACGCGCGAACCGGCGCTCGCAGTCCTCGACGTAGGCCTTGATGATGTCCTCGGTGCGGCCGACCATCGCGGCCTTGCCGTCTTCGAGCAGCACGAGCCGGTCGCAAAACGTCGCCACGTCCGAGAGGTTGTGGCTCGTGATGACGATGGTTTTACCGCCGTCGCGAAAATCGCGGATCGCCTTGATGCACTTGCGCTGAAACAGAAAATCGCCGACGGCGAGGATCTCGTCCACCACGAGCACGTCGAAGGGAATGTGGATCGCGACGGAAAACCCGAGACGGATCTGCATGCCGGTCGAGTACGTCTTGAAGGGGTGCTCGATGCGATCGCCGAGGCCGGAGAATTCGACGATGCGCGGCATCAGATCGCGCGCCTCGGTCGGCGACAGGCCGTGCAGCGAGCACTTGGAGAGCACGTTTTCGACGCCCGAGAAATCGCCGTTGAACCCCGTGCCCGGATCGAGGATGTAGCTGACGCGCCCCTCGACGCGCACCTCGCCCGACGTGGGGTGCGTAGTGCCGGCCAGCACCTTCAGCAGCGTGCTCTTGCCCGAGCCGTTGTCGCCGATGACGCCCAGGCACTCGCCGGACGCGACGGAAAGGCTCACGCCGGCCAGCGCCCGCTTGGAGTCGTGGTACGACTTCTGCCCGAGCACGAGCACTTCCTTGAGCCGCTGCCCGCGCCGCGAATAGATCTGGTAGTCCTTGACGAGATTCTGGACTTCGATAACCGCCATCACGCCCGTTTCGATCAGGTTCGCGCCAGCATAGCGGACGGGCGCGCGCGCCCGCTAGGGGGTTGCGAAAGGAGGCGTTCCGATCGCTCTTGAAGGTACAATATATAAGTTGTAGGATGCGGGCATGAGGGTGAGGGATCTGATCCGCGAACTCGAGCAACGGGGCTGGCACCTCGACCGCATCAAAGGTTCGCATCACGTCCTTCGCCATGAGCAATCCACCCGACCGGTCGTCGTGCCGGTGCACGGCAGCGAGATCTCGAACTTCAAGGCGCAATTGATTTTGAAACAGGCGGCGGATGCCTTGAAGGGAAGATGAGTGCGATGTGAGGACCGCCGCGGCGGGACCGCGAGGAGCGAGCGATGAACGACATCACAGGATACTGGGCCGTTCTCTACGAGGACCCGGAAGACGGGACCATCGTCGTCGAATTTCCCGACCACCCGACGGTCATCACATACGGAAACGATCGCGAAGACGCGATCGAAATGGGCCGGGAAGCTCTGAACGCGGCGCTCGAATCCGACTACGATCGCCACGTATCGCTGCCGGTACCGTGCAATAAGCCTCGCGCGAAGAAGGGTCAGGAGTTCGTGTTCATCTCGCTCGAACCCGAGGTGCGCACGGCCTTTCTCGTCCGCGGATGGCGCGAGGCGAGTGGCCTCAGCCAGTCTCAAATGGCGAAACGGATGGGCATTTCCACGCAGGCATACCAGCGTATGGAGCGCCCGGGGCGGTCCAACCTGACCGTTGCCACGCTCGATCGGATCGCGCACGCCGTCGGAAAGCGACTCGTCCTGCACGCCGAGTAGGCGGTTCGCCTTCGATCAGGGATTGACGCCCGCGGCCCGCGCATCCAGCACGCGCAGTCCGCCGAGAAACGCGACGATGCTGTGCTGGTTGAAATCGACCCGCACCGTGTTGTCCACAAGGCCGCCGCGGATGCCGCCGCGCGCCTTCTCCGGATTCTTTACGAAGTAGGAATTCTCCGGCCCGTACTGGTTGTTCATGATGAACCGGCACGCGGCCAGCACGTTGTCGCCGATCGCCCCGGCGCGCGCGTCGCCCAGCGCGTGGGCGAGATCGAAGGCCGCGGCCATCGCCTCGGTTCGCGCGGCGGCCGGGGTCGCGCGCGGCGGCGTGCTGTTGTCGTAGCCGCCCCAGTAGTCGCGATAGTCCTCGGTCTCGGGGTCCTGGGCCGTGTACTGATGCTTCAGATGATACTCCGCCATGGCGAAAACGGCGCGCGCCCAGCGCGGTTCGCCGGGCTCGATGCGCGCGAGCCGCGACAGCGCCTGAATGCACCAGTGATCGGGCACGCCCGACTGCTCGAACTCCGCGATCTGCCGCGTCGCCGCGCGCTTCGCCGATTCGAGCCGGCGCGCTTCGCCCGTCCATTCGTAATAACGCACCAGCGCCAGCAGGCTCTCGCCCGGGAAATACAGCGGCGGCTTGCTCGGTTTCC
This portion of the Deltaproteobacteria bacterium genome encodes:
- a CDS encoding DUF1016 family protein — its product is MKKELARTGGRSAKKEMSSRILHDLRSMIESARQRAAAAVNAEMVLLYWSMGERIKRELIGEGRAAYGEQIVSTLSKQLSAEYGRGFSRRNLFHMVKFAETFPDRQIVHALSAQLSWTHFRQIIYLDDPLKRDFYAELCRVERWSTRTLEEKINRLLFERTAVAKKPDDLIRRELAELREADRMTPDMVFRDPYVLDFLDLKETYSEKELEAAILRELEAFILELGIGFSFVARQKRITVDREDYYIDLLFFHRKMRRLVAIDLKLDRFKAAYKGQMELYLRWLEKYETQDGEDTPLGLILCAGKSSEHVELLQLEKSGIRVAEYLTDLPPRDLLEKKLHEAIHLARERMSRPSPVEDR
- a CDS encoding penicillin acylase family protein: MRWGKRARVVVLVCVLAAAVAGCELWALAKYKWQPVEPARSGEFTIEGVREPITIVFDRFDIPHIDAKNDADLFFAMGYLHGRERLFQMTVMRALASGRLCELFGNQKIVEGPETDAVFPDLLTTDKWFRIAGLRRHAERAATQLSGDDLATANAYVAGVNAAAAREPLPIEFTLLGVAPEPWTLEDVWTVARLQAWALQTNMAQELMRLLMAAELGEEVARETYPLHDSPGPHIIERTDRDYREESKTWAASPAAKATTQPVAVPLASSYRDAALAAAQIETGVRSAWGMALPAASNSWTLGPSRTKSGGALAANDPHLQHTAPATFYLVHQRTGDLDAIGATIPGVPFIVLGRNREVAWTATTTFADMQDLYLEKVDPTEARNYITPTGAAPFVIENQTIRVKRDEGVGFDEIPLAIRRTRHGPVISDAAANLPKDAEHVIALRSTMDDAGAMGDVLAMKSLARARNVTEFRAAYTHIEVPVQNWMAADRHGAISYFPAGRVPIREGWDGTSPVPGWTDEYEWRGWIPVDRLPQIENPASGRIVTANNKVVPIGDYPWPFSNDPMPAYRAARIVEMIDAAPKHDATDVARMQIDTYVKQGERLRPSLVAALMNDKWNEREAAALARLRDWNLRADVDEVGAAVFFATYRQAWRMALADDLSPAVFDLVTQALYAYGFFDRLWDEFPNARVFDVKSTPQKETRDDILRAAFRAAVAELAEAFGDDVNAWTWGRMHQLTFEHPMGSAAPLTSLVNVGPRPIAGALDAVFAEAGLFLGKGKIKVNYGPVFRMVHDFGDPDAGGMVLDLGQSGRPGTSTYANGVEPWSRGELWPVSMDGAKYNEGALGTLTIGPK
- a CDS encoding radical SAM protein; amino-acid sequence: MNTAEAITDAPESQGAVKRKNCDLRDRERKERRVRLASLPLQVQIEATNRCNLECASCARNYYNPRTNRAGDFDPAAFPNLRPLLRAAERVLIGGYGEPLLGRHIDAILRLAADEGCFTEIITNSSFLDERRVATLGELRVGRVLFSLDAATDEHLRETRGVALADLLARVDLLRAAAPDSLAAFNVTLTRRNAHQLAAIVDLAAAHDVADVYVMHEKLYTRAHAGNSALALPEGELIAAFHRARERAVATGVSLRLPPTSGVHECEQPLELMMIRHDGAAFGCCSAMFAGGTHRIELGYLDRQDGATLWNAPAAQNARARLYGLPHKDGPCDTCAFRVFTPEAMERFLD
- a CDS encoding ABC transporter ATP-binding protein, translating into MAVIEVQNLVKDYQIYSRRGQRLKEVLVLGQKSYHDSKRALAGVSLSVASGECLGVIGDNGSGKSTLLKVLAGTTHPTSGEVRVEGRVSYILDPGTGFNGDFSGVENVLSKCSLHGLSPTEARDLMPRIVEFSGLGDRIEHPFKTYSTGMQIRLGFSVAIHIPFDVLVVDEILAVGDFLFQRKCIKAIRDFRDGGKTIVITSHNLSDVATFCDRLVLLEDGKAAMVGRTEDIIKAYVEDCERRFARIEAPIVKDPVLQPPVEKVGGAEILDIRFLDALGHARTHFRPGDVMVCKMRFRTKGALPDPCLRVQFFRNDGLLVGGVNNYRLQQHYRHIDGVYDIEMRFASLNLLGGDYYANVGLWPDEYPSWVAKAPYDTRDYQFIITIDQEREHGAGLAYSPCVFTLDKLDMT
- a CDS encoding type II toxin-antitoxin system HicA family toxin encodes the protein MRDLIRELEQRGWHLDRIKGSHHVLRHEQSTRPVVVPVHGSEISNFKAQLILKQAADALKGR
- a CDS encoding type II toxin-antitoxin system HicB family antitoxin gives rise to the protein MNDITGYWAVLYEDPEDGTIVVEFPDHPTVITYGNDREDAIEMGREALNAALESDYDRHVSLPVPCNKPRAKKGQEFVFISLEPEVRTAFLVRGWREASGLSQSQMAKRMGISTQAYQRMERPGRSNLTVATLDRIAHAVGKRLVLHAE